The following proteins are encoded in a genomic region of Rattus rattus isolate New Zealand chromosome 2, Rrattus_CSIRO_v1, whole genome shotgun sequence:
- the Nlrp5 gene encoding NACHT, LRR and PYD domains-containing protein 5, with product MKVLSDAFKPHQKTFRPHTIILHGRPGVGKSALARSIILGWAQGKLYQDMSYVFFFSVREMKWTEKSSLAQLMANEWPHSQAPVTKIMSQPERLLFVIDGLDDMDSALQHDDMTLSRDWKDKQPIYILMYSLLRKALLSQSFLIITTRNTGLENLRSMVVSPLYILVEGLSASRRSQLVLENIPDDHQKIQVFHSVIENHQLFDQSQAPSFCSLVCEALQLQEKLGKSCTLPCQTLTDLYTTLVFHQLTSRGPSQRALSKEEQITLVGLCRMALEGVWTMRSVFYDDDLKSYSLKQSEISALFHVNILLQVGHSSEQCYVFFDLSLQDFFAALYYVLEGLGEWNQYFSYITNQRNIMEVKRSSDSHLLEMKRFLFGLMNKDTLKTLEVLFRCPVTPPIKQKLQHCLSLIGHQVNGSSPMDTLDAFYYLFESQDEEFVHMALKSFQEVWLLINQKMDLMVSSYCLQHCQNLKAIRVDISDLFSVDNTPKLCPVALQKTQCKPLIIECWENFCTVLSTHPNLKTLDLGHSILNEWSMKILCLKLRNSSCSIQNLTFKNSEVVSGLQYLWMLLVSNRNLKYLNLGNTPMKDDDIKLACEALKHPSCSLETLRLDSCELTLTGYELISKLLLSTSSLKCLSLAKNKVGVKSMTSLGEALSSSTCPLQKLILNHCNIMKDAYGFLALILANNRKLTHLSLTMNPVGNSAMKLLCEALKEPTCYLQDLELVDCQLTESCCEDLACMITTTKHLQSLDLGNNALGDKGVITLCKGLKQSSSSLRRLGLAACGLTSKCCEVLSSALSCNPYLNSLNLVRNDFNTSGMLKLCSVFQNPASNLWIIGLWKQQFYAQVRRQLEEVQFIKPHVVIDGDWYSIDEDDRNWWKN from the exons ATGAAAGTATTGTCTGATGCTTTTAAACCACACCAGAAAACCTTCAGGCCTCACACCATTATCCTACATGGAAGACCAGGAGTTGGGAAGTCCGCTTTGGCCAGAAGTATCATTCTGGGCTGGGCACAGGGTAAACTCTACCAAGACATGTCCTatgtcttcttcttctctgtcagAGAAATGAAGTGGACAGAAAAGAGTAGTTTGGCACAGCTGATGGCCAACGAGTGGCCACACTCCCAGGCTCCAGTGACAAAGATCATGTCCCAACCAGAAAGACTCTTGTTTGTCATAGATGGTTTGGATGATATGGACTCTGCCCTCCAACATGACGATATGACACTCTCCAGAGACTGGAAGGACAAACAGCCCATATACATCCTGATGTACAGCCTCCTGAGGAAGGCCCTCCTATCCCAGTCCTTTCTCATCATTACCACCAGAAACACGGGCTTAGAAAACCTCAGGTCGATGGTGGTGTCCCCCCTCTACATACTGGTTGAAGGACTATCTGCATCAAGGAGATCTCAACTAGTCCTCGAGAACATCCCTGATGACCATCAAAAAATACAAGTCTTCCATTCTGTGATAGAAAATCACCAGCTATTTGACCAAAGCCAGGCCCCCTCCTTTTGCTCGCTGGTCTGTGAGGCTCTACAGCTGCAAGAGAAGCTGGGTAAGAGTTGCACCCTACCCTGCCAGACTCTCACTGATTTATATACCACCTTGGTGTTCCACCAGCTCACCTCAAGAGGGCCTTCCCAGAGGGCACTCAGTAAGGAAGAGCAAATTACCCTAGTGGGTTTGTGCAGGATGGCACTGGAGGGAGTGTGGACCATGAGGTCGGTGTTCTATGATGATGACCTGAAGAGCTACAGTCTAAAGCAGTCTGAGATCTCAGCCCTCTTTCACGTGAACATCCTTCTCCAGGTTGGCCACAGCAGTGAGCAGTGTTATGTTTTCTTCGACCTCAGCCTGCAGGATTTCTTTGCTGCCTTATATTATGTTTTAGAAGGGCTGGGGGAATGGAATCAGTATTTTTCCTACATTACAAACCAAAGGAACATCATGGAGGTGAAGAGATCCAGCGACTCTCACCTCCTCGAGATGAAGCGTTTCTTATTTGGCCTCATGAACAAGGATACCTTGAAGACTCTGGAGGTTCTGTTTCGATGTCCTGTGACCCCGCCTATTAAGCAGAAGCTCCAACACTGCCTCTCTCTGATAGGTCACCAGGTCAATGGCTCCAGCCCAATGGATACCCTGGATGCCTTCTACTATCTCTTTGAGTCTCAGGATGAAGAGTTTGTTCACATGGCTCTCAAAAGCTTCCAAGAAGTGTGGCTTCTGATTAACCAGAAGATGGACTTGATGGTATCTTCCTACTGTCTCCAGCACTGTCAGAACTTGAAGGCAATCCGGGTGGATATCAGTGACCTCTTCTCAGTGGATAATACTCCCAAGCTGTGCCCTGTCGCTCTCCAGAA GACACAATGCAAGCCCCTCATCATAGAGTGCTGGGAAAACTTCTGCACTGTGCTCAGCACCCATCCGAACTTGAAGACACTGGACTTGGGCCACAGCATCTTGAATGAATGGTCCATGAAGATTCTATGCCTCAAGCTGAGGAATTCATCCTGCAGCATACAGAATCTAAC GTTTAAGAATTCAGAGGTAGTTTCTGGCCTGCAGTATCTCTGGATGCTCCTTGTTAGCAATCGGAACTTAAAGTACCTCAATCTAGGGAACACGCCCATGAAGGACGATGACATCAAGTTAGCCTGTGAAGCACTGAAACATCCAAGCTGTTCTCTGGAGACTCTGAG GTTGGATTCCTGTGAGTTAACCCTCACTGGTTATGAGCTGATCTCCAAGCTCCTTCTTTCAACCAGCAGCCTAAAGTGTCTCAGCCTGGCCAAAAATAAGGTGGGGGTAAAGAGTATGACATCCCTTGGGGAAGCCTTGAGTAGCTCTACGTGTCCACTGCAGAAGCTGAT ACTGAATCACTGCAACATTATGAAGGATGCCTACGGCTTCCTGGCGTTGATACTGGcaaacaacagaaagctgacGCACCTGAGCCTGACCATGAACCCTGTAGGGAATAGTGCAATGAAGCTACTGTGTGAAGCTTTAAAGGAGCCGACTTGCTACCTTCAAGACCTGGA ACTAGTGGACTGCCAGCTCACGGAGAGCTGCTGTGAAGACCTGGCCTGTATGATCACAACAACCAAGCACTTACAGAGCTTGGATCTTGGGAACAATGCCCTCGGTGACAAAGGAGTCATAACCCTGTGCAAAGGATTGAAGCAAAGTAGCAGCTCCCTGAGGAGACTTGG GTTGGCAGCATGTGGGTTGACTTCCAAATGCTGTGAGGTATTGTCATCGGCCCTCTCTTGCAACCCGTACCTGAACAGCCTGAACCTAGTAAGAAATGACTTCAATACATCAGGGATGTTGAAGCTCTGCTCTGTGTTCCAAAACCCTGCCTCTAACCTGTGGATAATTGG CCTGTGGAAGCAGCAGTTCTATGCCCAGGTGAGAAGACAGCTGGAAGAAGTGCAGTTTATCAAGCCCCACGTGGTGATTGATGGCGACTGGTATTCTATTGATGAAGATGACCGTAATTGGTGGAAAAACTGA